Genomic segment of Paenibacillus sp. FSL R5-0623:
GGAACGCTTCAGCGTCCCGTCAGCCAAGTCAATCATCTCGTCCATCTACACGTCAGCAGGGAAAAGAGGTGCGGCCACAAGGCGCATCTCTTTCTGCCGTTCGTCCAAAGGGGAGAGCGCGTGAATCCGCACCAATCGAAGGTCTGCCCGTTAGCAAAAATGAAGAGACCGTCATCGACATCATTGGCATGAATCATGACGGTGAGGGTGTAGGTCGCGCGAATGGATACACGCTCTTTGTACAGGGTGCGCTTCCAGGTGAAACCGTGCGTGTGCGCGTGATGAAAACCAAGAAGCAGTATGGCTACGCCAAACTGCTGGAGATCGTGAAAGCAAGCCCGGATCGAGTGTCCGCGCCTTGCCCGATCTACGATCAGTGCGGCGGCTGCCAGATTCAGCATATGAGTTATGCCGGACAGCTTGCGTGGAAACGCCAGTTGGTAGTCGATAATTTGCAGCGGATTGGCAAGTTGAACGTGATGGTGGAGGATGCAGAAGATACGGAGCAAGGCATTCGCGTACTGCCTACGATGGGTATGGACGAGCCGTGGCGCTATCGGAATAAAGCACAGGTGCCAATTGGCGTTACCGAGGGTGGTCTGGTAGGTGGTTTTTACGCCAAAGGAAGTCACCGGATCATCGATATGGAGAGCTGTCTCATTCAGCATGAGCACAATGACGAAGTGGTTGCGAAGGTGAAGGAGATCGGCAGTCACTTTGGAATTAGCGCATATAACGAAGAGACAGGTCGCGGTCTGCTGCGCCATGTGGTCGTAAAAAAAGCATTCCGCACGGGCGAGATGATGCTTGTTCTGGTCACCAATGGACGAGACATTCCGCACAAGGACGAATGGATTGGCAGTATCCGTGAAGCGATTCCACATGTGGCGAGCATATGCCAGAATGTGAACAAGAAGCAGACCAACGTTATCTTTGGCGATGAGACCCGCGTCCTGTGGGGCCGTGATGTGATCTATGATTATATCGGTGATGTTCAGTTTGCGATCTCGGCTCGTTCGTTCTATCAGGTGAATCCGGTGCAGACGGAAGTACTGTATGGCAAAACTGTAGAGTACGCAGGACTGAGCGGCAAAGAAACCGTAATTGATGCCTATTGCGGCATCGGTACGATCTCTCTTTTCCTCGCGCAACATGCGGATCAGGTGTATGGTGTTGAGATCGTGCCCGAAGCAATTGAGGATGCTCGCAGCAATGCGCTCTTGAACGAGATGAAAAACGTGAAATTCGAAGTTGGCGCATCCGAGGACGTTATTCCGCGCTGGAAAGAACAAGGTATCGAAGCAGACGTAATTGTTGTCGATCCACCGCGTAAGGGCTGCGATCCACGTTTGCTGGAGACGATCCTGGAGATGAAGCCAGAGCGCGTGGTGTATGTGAGCTGTAATCCGAGTACGCTGGCACGTGATCTTCGTGTGCTGGAGGATGGCGGATATCGAACGGTTGAGGTAACGCCAGTGGATATGTTCCCGCATACAGTACATGTGGAGAGTGTAGCGATGTTGGTTAGGGTGTAGTGTTTTGAAGCTACATTTACCTGTTTTAATATAGCTAATTTGCCCGAGGCTTCTAAAGCTCGGGCTATAATTGTTTTAACCGAAGTCATTCATTCAGCGAAAGGCATTCAGTTTATCAGTTTTTAATAGCTTTGTGTTGTTCAGTGTTTTCTAATGCCACAGTAAGACGTGGTAAAGGTATGCCTAACTTTTTTGCTTCTCTCACAACTTCAAGTACCGCAAAACCGGCTTTACTATTGTTGTATTCAATGAAAAGTCGTGGTAAGCTGCCCTTTGCAAAAATAACCTTGTTAAACAGCGTGCCGAGAAGTACTGTTGGAATCTTGGTCAACAGTAGAGTGATCGCGTCCATCTTTGCGCCTCTTGCTTTAAGTATAGGGGTCATTTCCCGCATACTCTTACCGACATTTGCGAATGAGTCACTATGATTCAAGACGGCTGGGAAACTTCCTCGTTTTAACACCTCGGTCTCCATCGCCGCATTCATGGCAAAATGATTCCATAGCCAGCTTTGCATATCTTTTGTCCAATTGATTTTAAAATGGGCGCTTTCAAATAGTTCTTTGACCTTGTTGTTTATCTGTTCCGTGCCTACCCGTGGTTTTTCCAGAAATATCGTTTTTAAAAAGCCGCCCCTAAGCTTATTGTCCTCAATGCCGCCTCCTGCTCCTGGGAACCCAAAGACAACATTGTTCATAGACAAGGGCAAGATCGATGATTTTAAATCCTGCCAAATATTATTGAATATTAGGATAGGGGTGTTACCCGCGGTAGTCGATAGTAATTGTGCTGCTTCGGGAAGTTGCTTCGTGTTGACACTTGCAATAATGAGATCGTAATTTGGGCTTATCTCCTCATGCAGTTTGATGTTCCAGCTTTCTTGGATTAACTGTTTCCCGCTTCGTGCGTCCCACATTTCAAGCGCTATATGACTTCCGAGGGTTTCTTTTCTCCCTTTTCTAACGTAAAACTCAACGGTATGCCCTGCCTTTTCAAAAGCCCAAGCATACTGGGTCGATATGACACCTCTACCAAAGAATAAAATTCTCATATTACCTCCTGAAAAAAAAATTCAATCCTTGTTGATGATCCAACAACGTGTTGTATAATGTTATTGTATTGATTCACTTTACGATCATCAACCATCAGATTTTTAATATCTGTCGTATAATTGATCGAACAGCAGACGGAGGCAAATAATGAAAAAGCAACCTGAAATTACGGACAAAACAAGGCAGACATTTATAAATGTATTCTGTGATTTATATAGTCGAAAACCCATCGAAAAAATATCCATACAAGAGATCGCTAACCAATCAGGATATAATCGGAGTACATTTTATCAATACTTTACAGATATCTATGCGTTGTTGGACTGCGTTGAAGAGCGTGTTTTGAAATCCATTAACGAGGAGATGGCAGGCAGAGAGTTTTCTACACATACGTTCCAGGATGCACTTCAATGCTTGGAAAATGCAGAGGACATTTCAGTTCTGAAAGCCCTCTTGGGCGACTATGGTTCTGTTCATTTTGTGGAACGCTTGAAAAGAGAAATTCCCTTTGAGAGATTGATTGTGGATTTTCCAACAGATGATGTCTTGGCACCATATATCATTGAGTTTTACATATCAACATTAATATCTATGTTTCGTCTTTGGATACGCAACGACAAAGACCTATCGTCAGAAGAATTGGTCAAGCTGATCGATAGCCTATTTGCAAAGGGGATAACACCGTATCATATCTTTGGCGCGGTCAATTTGAAGCGCTCTGATCTGAATAAAAAGTAAAGGGACGAGGAGAAGGAGAATGAGGGCTTGACTGTAACAGAATCCCTGATACGAGGGTCGCTTGCCTAATTATTTTTGCAAGAGCCTTTTCTGGAGTGCCTACAAACAGATCATACAGATATTCTAGCGGAAAACAGTAAAGAGGAGCATTTGCTCCTCTTTACTTCAATAACTATAGTAGTCTAAAACTCCTCACTCCATCATCCCAAGCGGTAATTAATACACATGCACATCCGTACCAAGCACGGATTTGTTTTGTACGGAATTACCGGATAGATATACCTTTTGCAGATTAGGAAGCTGGCTTAGGCTCTCGATATTGGAAATGGCATTGTTCTCGAGATGAAGCTCTTCTATGGCCTGCCAGTTACTCATAAATTCGAGAGAAGCCAGATTGTTATCTTGCAGAGTAAAGGAACGTAGAGCCGACATGTTGGCAAAGTAAGGCATCATTTGGTCAACTTCATTGACAGAGTTGTTATTTATGCTGAAATATGGCTGCTCTAAGGTCAAATGTTCAAGCACGCTGTTTTCCGCAGCCGTTTTTTGTTCAAAGTTCAACCTACACTCGGAGCACATCAGAGATTTGACCTGCTTTAAACGAAATAAAGCATCGCTCTCCTTATATAGTGACGAGTCGTAAATGTTTAGAGTCTCTAGGCTGGGCAAACCGTCCAGGGCGCCAAGACGTGTAATTTCATCGATCTCCCAGAGGGAGAGTTGCTCCAGTTTTGGGAATTTCCCCAGCGCAACCAAGTTCAATTCCCCGCTTCCGCCACGGAGCGTCAGACTGGTTGTAGCCGGGGCCTTTAGCCCAGTGAGAAAGGAGCTTGGAATTTCCACTCGCCCCACATTAGGCAATGTCAGCGCTTCTGCTTTCTCGTAGTAACCGGACAACGTTAATTCCCGCAGAGAGGGCAGACTGTTTATGACCTTTACCGAACTAAGCTGACTTAGAGAAGCCAGACGTAGTGTAGTAATGGAGGCCTTGTCGGCCAAGGGCTCCAGGCTTGAGAAGTTTACGTTTTCGAGATCAAGTGTTTGTAGAGCAGGCATATTTTGTACAAAGTCGATGGACTTTACATTCGTTAAAAAGGATAGCTGAAGCTCCTGAAGCTGGGTCAAGGCGTACAGCGGCTGCAGGTCTGTGGTTTCACTGTAATGTATGGATAAGGATGAAAGCCCGGTCATGGAGGACAACCATCCCAGTTCATCGACAAAGGTGAGCGACAGGGACTTGAGCGGCAGCTTGTTCAACAGAAAGAAATCCGTTACGGATTCATCCACATAGGTAATGGATAACGAGCTCAGATTAGGAAACTCCAGCAGCATGGCCAATTCCTGATTGCTGCGAAGCTGAGTGGAAAGCTCCGTAATTTTAGTCTTGTCTCCAAAGTAGCCCGAAAATGTACTGAAGGATTCGTTAAAAGCGCCTCCATAACTTTTTAATCCGGACATATGGGCCAAAGTGGTTTGATCCGTCTGGGCGATTTCATAGGTGTTCGTCAGGTCCAATGCCGTCAGTCCCGTAAAGGCTTCAAAATCTCGCTGATTGATCTCCTGGCCATTCAGTTTCTTGTCCTGAGTAACATAAGTGATTTTCTCGGCCTGTTCATCGCTGAAGGGATCGGAGAGGCTATATGTAAACGTCCACTGATCATTCTCCGAATGCTCTACAGTTAAATAGCGAAGACGAGCCAATTCCTCCTCTGTCGGCAGGGCAGATCCTTTATCGAAGATATCTCGCAAAAAGGAAAGAAGAACCTCGCTTTCGGGCATCTTTCGTACAGGCAGATTGGCTTCTGTTTTTGAATAGGTGGAGCTGTTGCTATAATAAAAATATGTACCGATGGCGCCTGATATGACAAGCAGCAGGACCAATAACAGCCTTAGGGGGATGGAGACGGAGACGGACAGCTTCGGCGTCGCCTCAGGAACTGTCCCGTGGTAATGATTAATGGTCTGGTCTACGTAATAGACATGATTTTGCTTCAATAAAAGCTCTGTTTCACAATAGGGACACTTTAAAACTTCATCCTCCTTGTATTCAATTCTTCCATTGCAATTGGGACAGTTTAACGGGATAAACGCCACGAATGTCCTCTCCTTCATTTCATTATGATGTTCATAAGATCATGCTGAACGGTGATCTGACTTCATTATACCTTGTGAATTTACGTTTGATGAGAGAAAGAAGTTTCACATAGCGAAGGAGTAGGGAATCCAGCTCCTTTTTGATCTTCTTTAAGTAGGGCAGAGGGGAGGCATTAGACATCATCAAGCGAACTGCTGCCTTTACCGGGACGGTTTATTTATGTTTATTGAACGCGAGGGTGAGTATGTTATATTGAGGAGAGGAAAATCAAACGATACCATTACATAACAGGTGGGATGTAAGATGTTCTTTTTTATTACAATGCTTGTGTGCTTTGTTGTATTCATGTTGCTGACTTCGTTCTTCAACAGAAAACATAAAGTTCTAATCTCGTTAGTCAGTTCGCTGGTAGTGAGTACGCTGCTTCAGGCTCTGGAGCAATTTTACCTAAGCGGTATTTTAGTGGCGTCGTTTTTGGTTTATTTTATAATCGGAAATATCAGCACTTTAAAAAGCAATCAGCTTAGGCTAATCTTGGCGGTATTATTCAGTACGTCCATAGTAACACTGGTGCTCTCGTTTACATACTTCAATCAAACCACAGCTCCACCAGATGCCGAGATTCTTAGAGTTATGTTTATGTACTACCCTTTATTAGTTGTGTTTATTGCGTGTTATATCTACATGCTCCTAAGCCTGTTCAATTTTAAAATGTTGCAAGCCGCCAATCCGTTCCTCTATATCTGGAATAAGGTTCGTGCTTTCAGACGGATGATGCGTTTGTTCTGGATTATTTCACGTAAAGGTTTGACTCATTTGATTCAGCAGGATCATGCCAAGCTACCCTTTGCGATTGCTGAGGTTCTGGATAACATGGGCGGCGTGTTTGTTAAGTTTGCTCAAGTGTTATCGACCAAAAAGGACATGCTGCCTGCGAACTATATTCAAGCGTTCTCCAGTCTGCATGATCAGGTTAAACCGCTGAGCCAAGATGAACTGAAAACAATCATTGACACTAGAATCGGAAATATGGATGAAACCTATGAATCCTTTGGGATGGAGCCGATTGCTGCGGCTTCGATCGGACAGGTTCATCTGGCAAAGCTAAAGTTAACGGGCGAGAAGGTTGTTGTTAAAATTCTAAGACCTGACGTGAAGCAGAAGATGACAGTGGATTTGGATATTTTGATCCAGTTTGTCACATGGCTGTCCGAACGCTCTATCAAAATCAAGAGACTTGGGTTAATCCAGTTAGCCGAAGGATTCAAACAGAATTTGCTTGAAGAAACCGATTTTGATATCGAGGCCTTAAATACGAATCTGTTGCGAAAAGCCTTCCAGGAACATGATATTCAGATCCGTGTTCCTAAAATCTACGCCGAGTTCTCAACGAAACAGGTGCTCACCATGGAATATATCGAAGGAACCAGCTTCACAAAAGCGGTGACAAACGACGTGTCAGTGAGGGTGATGCACGCATTTTTGGATCAAATTCTGATGATTGGTATCTTTCATGCGGACCCCCATCCTGGCAACCTCATGCTTACTTCTGATGGAGAAGTTGCTTTGATCGACTTTGGTTCAGTGGGATATCTAACGGATGAGGAACGAGAAGGCATGTTAAGCTTCCTGATGGGTTACAGCACTAAAGATACGAAAGAGATGGCGCATGGCTTAACGCGAGTCTGTAAGGAAGGAGATTTACTGGATCAAAAACTGATTGAACAACGCCTTAACCGTTTGTTAGCAGAAGTATCTTTCTCACCAGACCCGACAAGTGTCATGATGAAACGTATGATGACCCTGATCACGGATATGGGGATGTCCTTAAAACCGACCATTGCTGGTGCATTCAGAGCTATCATTACGCTGGATGGTACGTTGTCATCTGTAGATGATACCTACTCTTTATCTGCAGCAAGCCAGTCCTACGCCAGCCATATGGATAAAGGGCAGATGGTTAAAGAGCGCATAAGCAAGGTCAAGGACCAGATTACGGACTACATTCCTAGATTATTGGAGCTGCCTATTCTGAAGGAAAATAAAATTACGATTGCTCGTGAGCAACATCATTCATTGAATGATGTTATAGGCACGTTAACTGTGGGGATTTTCACGGTAATCTGTATGGTTGTTATGCTCGCAAGTTTTGTAGTTCAGAGCGAAGTCATGCGATTTCTACTTGGTCCATTATCCATATCAGGCTTTGGTGTAGGGATGACCATTTTGTGCGTATCTGTAATTAAACATTTGAAGCCTAAGGTGTAGTGTATAGATAGATCAGGATGGATGAAACAATCGTTTACTTTTTTAAGAGCAGGTTGCAGGGTGAACTGGTTAGTTACATCTTGCTTTGGCTGGCAAGTTATCTTCTGGATAACCTGCCGATTATCTTTTTCCGCAATCGCATATTCTTATATCCTTAATCAATTCAATCTACGGCAAAATGCACGACTGCACTATATAACATTTTGGTGCGAATAGGATCAAATGTTACTTGATGTTGGACTTGCTTCACACGCAGCATCAGCGCTTTATTGATTTCAATTCGTTCTTCAATCACTCGCGCCAGTTCATGAAAGTCATAAGCCTGCAAGCATTCGACTTTATCTTTAATTATATCCAGTGAGATTTCCATATTAAGTCATGCCTCCTCCAAATGACGATCTGCAGGTTAAATACCTGCCGAGCTTCATTTTAGAGGAGCTTTTCCAGTTCGGCAAGAGCAATCGGGCTGAAAATCTAATAAAGACGTGATAAAATCGGGAAAGGGCAATTTCGAGATCATCGAACTTTCAATAATTTGAAGATCCAATGGGAGTAATAACAGATACTGTTGTTTGAACAAAGTTACATTTGCATGGTATAAGTGAAGAAGAAGCTAGGACACCATAATGTGAATTGCAACGAAACTGCGAATGATCATGTAAATGATAGCAAGCAGATGTATGAGTTACGAGTTTTACTATTTTAACTATTAATGAGGACAGAGACTGTCCTGGAATGTATAGAGGAGCTTTTGAGATGACAAAGGAAAACTTTTGGCGTGAATTGCCACGACCATTTTTTATACTGGCACCCATGGAAGATGTGACGGATGTTGTGTTTCGGCATGTCGTAGGTGAAGCGGGCAGACCGGATGTGTTTTTTACGGAGTTTGCGAATACAGAGAGTTATTGTCACCCGGAGGGGCACCATAGTGTGCGAGGGCGTCTGACTTTTACAGCGGACGAACAGCCGATTGTGGCTCATATCTGGGGAGATAAACCGGAATTCTTTCGTGAGATGAGTATCGGTATGGCGAAAGAAGGATTTAAAGGCATCGATATCAATATGGGTTGTCCGGTAGCGAATGTAGCCGAGAATGGAAAAGGAAGCGGATTGATCTGCCGGCCAGCCCTTGCGGCGGAGATTATTCAGGCGGCGAAAGCCGGGGGGCTGCCGGTCAGTGTGAAAACACGTCTTGGATTTACTGAGGTCGATGAATGGCGCGACTGGTTAACTCATATTTTGCAGCAAGACATCGTGAATCTGTCCATTCACTTGCGGACGAGAGAAGAAATGAGCAAAGTAGACGCTCACTGGGAACTGATTCCGGAGATTAAAAAACTTCGTGATGAGATAGCTCCTAATACATTGCTGACGATTAATGGGGATATTCCTGACCGTGAAACAGGCCTGAGACTCGTGGAGCAATATGGTGTGGATGGTATTATGATTGGACGCGGTATCTTCCAGAATCCGTTTGCTTTTGAGAAGGAGCCGAAGGAACACAGCAGCACGGAATTGCTTGATCTGCTACGGCTGCATTTGGATCTCCATGATCAATATTCCGAGCTTGAAACGCGTTCGTTCAGCCCGCTGGCCCGGTTTTTCAAAATCTATGTTCGTGGCTTCCGCGGTGCTAGTGAGCTGAGAAACAGCTTGATGAACGCCAAAACCACTTCTAAAGTACGCGAATTGCTCAATGAGTTTGAAATTAATGAACAGGTGGAGTAGAGTAAGCCGTAATCATGGATACGAAGTATGATTCAGGTAGATTTAATAGAAAAAAAAGAAGCGGTAACTTTTCCGCTTCTTTTTTTTGCTTTGCTGTTTAACGCGTATACTCTGGCTTCTCTATAGCGATTGGCTGAGGATTGGCAAGCACCCATAACACAGCCAACTCGGATAATCTGGCAGGCGCATCAAAATCGTATCCATTGTGAAGTCTGCTGACCAAGTCTGCTGCCTCTTGGAGAAGTGCGGGAGCGAGTGGCGTACCAGAGCCCAGGTGACGAACCAGTGCATCCAGCATCTTGCGATACTCCGCATCCCAGTTTCCACCGCCATTATCCAATACTTCATGGGACACACGTCCTGTGATGCGAATGACCTCTCCCTGCACCGTTTGAGCGTAGCCTTGGGCCGGAATGAGATATTCCCACAGCTCTTGGTGCTGTTTGGTCCAAGTGGTTGCCTTTACCTGAATGGGGGTAGTCCCATCGTGCATGATCCGATTCGCTACCGGCTCAACATCAAATAACGGGTACAGTTTGTTCAGCGCGTCTGAAACTTCATCGACCTTGTCCTTATTAAACTTCTCACGGACGAATTCAAAATCCTTACCGATCCGCTTCACCGATTCTTTCATATCCGGGGTGACCGATGCTCCGGCATCCAGCAGAATTGCGGCAATCTCTGCCAGACTGACTATATCGCTATTCCTGCAATTGGCTAACCCCTTAGCTAATGGCGTATTTCCCTGTTTATTTTCTACGTTAATAGTAGCGCCTTGGTTTACCAACTCTTGAACCACTTTGGTTCTATACCCACTGACTGCTGCATGTAACGGTGTTTCATTTTGGTAATCCACAGCGTCCAGATCCGCACCTAATTCAAGGAACTGGGGTACATTTCCTGACCAGTGTGCAGCGTGGGCGTGTAATGGCGTGCGTTGATATTTGTCCCGTGCGTTGATATCTGCCCCTTGCTCTACCAGCCAACGAACCAATTCATCCGATATTTGACGAAAGCTGAGGGTCGTACCTTTGCTGTAGCCCCCGCGGGCATCCCATTCGCATTGCTCAAAAATTTCTTTTACGGTAGCGATATCATTATCTTTAACGAGTTTTTCCATATGAGCAGGTAAGGTTGCTTTCTTCGTAGCCATTACACTCTTCCTCTCCTTTGTGAATAACAACGTATGTTCCAATGGTAGGCTATGACGATTTAATAGTAAGTAGATAATTTTCTGCAATTTTATCACATAGGGGATTTCAAAACCAATAACTGGGTTTCTTCCATCATCCATTTGGTTTGCTATGTTATAATTTAGATGAATGTTGATATTGAGGATTGGTTGAGAAAAGATATTTGAAATGATCGCCGCAATTCGTGCGGTAGGCTTTTGATAATAGGAGGATTTATGTCCTGGAGCAAATTGAAGCAACAACTGGAGAGTTTTCTTAGTCCCGCGTTAGTTGGAAGGGTGGAGTACCGTGCTACCAGCTATAGCTATTCACCTGATAAATCAGGCAATTGTTATATTACTGTAGATAAAAAGAATGTACTCAACATGAGCGATACAACAACCCCAATCCGATGGTATCAGACAGAACAGGAGATCAAGAGCGACCCGGAGATCATGATTCCTGTGAGCGATGAAGAGATTGAAGTTATTCGAAAAGATTCCAAAGGACCCATTCCCGAGGATCGTCTTCATGTCATGGCAAGAAGTAGAAAAATCTCCGTACATGCCAAAGAGCTTTTGTTGGCTCAGACCGCACTCAGTAAATCAAATTTTACTGTTGCAGCTACGACGTATTTATCGACTTCTATAGAGGATAATCTGGAGAGCAAGGATATCTTGTTTAATATTCTGGCTTTAATGGACAGACGAGTTGGCAAAAAGCGAATTCTAAACATGTCGGAGCAGGTCAAATTAAAGCATCCAGCGGTACAATATTTTTATGAACTGCGTCGTCGTACGGTGTGAAATTTAATAACGTTCACGGATAGAGGTACACTGTGTCGGTGACGGTTTCACTGAAAACTGCCTAACAAGTGGATATAGCTTTTTACTATAACCAGTTATGGTTTTTAAGTATCCCTTCTAACTGCCCTCAGCGTGATATGATCATCCTATACAACGAGGGGGTTTTTTACATGACTGATAAGTTCCAGATCGTAGGAAGTTTATTGCGGCCGGATGAGCTGCTGAAATATAAAACGCAAATTGAACATAATGATGATATCCAATATCCGTTCTATGAAAACTACGAAGGATATGAGAAGTGCGAGACGGAAGCTATCAAACAAGTTGTCGCTAAGGAAATCGAACATAACTTGTCCGTTGTTACCGATGGCGAATTTTCCAAATCGATGTGGCATCTGGACTTTGTATGGGGATTTGGCGGAGTGAAGCGTTACATCGCGGATCACGGCTATTTTTTCAGAGATGTGGACGGAACTTCGAAATATGAAACACGCAAAGATATTGGACTGCGCATTATTGATAAATTGAGCGGAAAGAACCATCATTTCATTCAACTGTTCCAACAACTGCAAGACACGGCTGGCGAGCAACAAACGAAACTTTGTGTACCGTCTCCTTCCCATATTTTCGGTGAGCTTTCCTGGTCGGATAACATTGGTGGAACGGATGCTGTATATCAAAACATACAGGAACTCAAAGAGGGTCTTGTGATCGCGTATAAGGAATTCGTGGAGGAATTCGCTGCAGTGGGCGGAAAAATTCTGCAATTCGATGATTGCTTGTGGGAACTGTTTGCAGACGACAACCCGAACTCTCCGTTTACAGGGGAAAATATTAATCAAGATGAAGTAAAGGGTCTCGCTACCGAATTCATTGATATTAATAATACCGTGATTGACTACGGTCATAGCCTGGGCTTGAAAATGTGGACACATAACTGCCGCGGCAATTATGATTCCCGCAACATGGGTGGTGGATCGTATGCCAAAATTGCGAATCTGTTCCTGAAGCAATTGAAGTATGATCGTTTCTTCCTGGAGTGGGATGATGATCGTGCGGGTTCAATTGAAGCGTTGGAAGTGTTCAAAGACAGACCTGAAACGGAAATTGTACTGGGTCTGTTGTCATCCAAAACGAGTACACTCGATGATGAAGCACGTGTTGTCCGGTTGCTGGACGAAGCATCCAAAATCATCGATAAGGATCGGCTGTTGCTGTCTCACCAATGCGGCTTTGCATCTTGTGATGGCGGTAACGAATTAAGCGAAGCTCAGCAATGGGCGAAGATTGATCAAGGGCAGAAGATTGCAAAGCAATATTGGGGCAGCACCGTCTAGGATTCAAGCTGAATGTATTGTGACCTTATAAACACATTGCTCGATCAATAGTGTTATGCACGATAATAAAACGGCGACTTTTCCTCTGGAATCTATCCAGGGAGAAGCCGCCGTATTTGTGTGGAACCTACACATGGGTACGTTCTCATTTCTATAACTTTTTTAACTAATGATGGGGCTTGTCATTCTTTATTTCTGAGATTCACGCTGTGCCAGCCATTCCTTTTTCAACAAAGCATACTGATATGTATTCTCGTATTTCGGTGTGCCGTCCTCATTTTTGACAAATGAAACGAACTCCAAGAAAAGACCTTCCCGGCGCATGCCCAGCTTTTCACACAGTTTCTGAGAACGGAAGTTATCATCCTCGACATAAGCGTACAATCTTCTTATTCCCTGTTCCATAAAGAGATCTTCGATGAAAGCATTGGCGCTCTCACTGGCGTACCCTTTCCCTTCATATCTGCCATTAAAATTCCAACCAATACTATACGTATCTGAATTCGAATCCTTATCCGTATCGGAATCCCGATCTTCCCTCATACCAAACAGCTCACCGATCAACTCGTTACTGTCTTTCAGGCAAACCGCGATGTGGGAATCGTCACTGCTTCTTTTTGCGACCTCTGCCGCCGCATCTTCCAATGTTGAAATTCGTTGATCCATAAAACAATTTACTCTGGGATTTGCTGTGTATTCCAACAGTCCAGCTGCGTCCGTTACGGTGAAATTTCTCAGGATTAATCGATTGGTTTTAAGTATTTGCATAAGATGATATACCTCCGGTTTTCATATCAATAGATTGGTTATGTTCATGTTGTATCTCTTTTTATTTTACGAGACTCCCTATTCGTACTATAACTGGGTATAGCCTTGGGTTTGGCTTTGGTACTGTCTGACCAGGAGAACAATCCCACCAATTTCTCCCTATAGATATAACCGAGTACAAACCCAATTACAGCGATAACAGAAATAATAATGGCGATTGTGTATTGTTGCATATGAATTGTGGACCCTATAACGGTAGATGCGATGATCCACGGCAGACGACCGACGATAAGGATCGTGAAGAACCTAAACGAACTAATCGATGTAAGTGCGGCGACAAATACAAGCATGTCTTTGGGCAAGCCGGGAATCA
This window contains:
- a CDS encoding AarF/UbiB family protein codes for the protein MFFFITMLVCFVVFMLLTSFFNRKHKVLISLVSSLVVSTLLQALEQFYLSGILVASFLVYFIIGNISTLKSNQLRLILAVLFSTSIVTLVLSFTYFNQTTAPPDAEILRVMFMYYPLLVVFIACYIYMLLSLFNFKMLQAANPFLYIWNKVRAFRRMMRLFWIISRKGLTHLIQQDHAKLPFAIAEVLDNMGGVFVKFAQVLSTKKDMLPANYIQAFSSLHDQVKPLSQDELKTIIDTRIGNMDETYESFGMEPIAAASIGQVHLAKLKLTGEKVVVKILRPDVKQKMTVDLDILIQFVTWLSERSIKIKRLGLIQLAEGFKQNLLEETDFDIEALNTNLLRKAFQEHDIQIRVPKIYAEFSTKQVLTMEYIEGTSFTKAVTNDVSVRVMHAFLDQILMIGIFHADPHPGNLMLTSDGEVALIDFGSVGYLTDEEREGMLSFLMGYSTKDTKEMAHGLTRVCKEGDLLDQKLIEQRLNRLLAEVSFSPDPTSVMMKRMMTLITDMGMSLKPTIAGAFRAIITLDGTLSSVDDTYSLSAASQSYASHMDKGQMVKERISKVKDQITDYIPRLLELPILKENKITIAREQHHSLNDVIGTLTVGIFTVICMVVMLASFVVQSEVMRFLLGPLSISGFGVGMTILCVSVIKHLKPKV
- a CDS encoding DUF2536 family protein, which produces MEISLDIIKDKVECLQAYDFHELARVIEERIEINKALMLRVKQVQHQVTFDPIRTKMLYSAVVHFAVD
- a CDS encoding tRNA-dihydrouridine synthase is translated as MTKENFWRELPRPFFILAPMEDVTDVVFRHVVGEAGRPDVFFTEFANTESYCHPEGHHSVRGRLTFTADEQPIVAHIWGDKPEFFREMSIGMAKEGFKGIDINMGCPVANVAENGKGSGLICRPALAAEIIQAAKAGGLPVSVKTRLGFTEVDEWRDWLTHILQQDIVNLSIHLRTREEMSKVDAHWELIPEIKKLRDEIAPNTLLTINGDIPDRETGLRLVEQYGVDGIMIGRGIFQNPFAFEKEPKEHSSTELLDLLRLHLDLHDQYSELETRSFSPLARFFKIYVRGFRGASELRNSLMNAKTTSKVRELLNEFEINEQVE
- a CDS encoding ankyrin repeat domain-containing protein, with protein sequence MATKKATLPAHMEKLVKDNDIATVKEIFEQCEWDARGGYSKGTTLSFRQISDELVRWLVEQGADINARDKYQRTPLHAHAAHWSGNVPQFLELGADLDAVDYQNETPLHAAVSGYRTKVVQELVNQGATINVENKQGNTPLAKGLANCRNSDIVSLAEIAAILLDAGASVTPDMKESVKRIGKDFEFVREKFNKDKVDEVSDALNKLYPLFDVEPVANRIMHDGTTPIQVKATTWTKQHQELWEYLIPAQGYAQTVQGEVIRITGRVSHEVLDNGGGNWDAEYRKMLDALVRHLGSGTPLAPALLQEAADLVSRLHNGYDFDAPARLSELAVLWVLANPQPIAIEKPEYTR
- a CDS encoding cobalamin-independent methionine synthase II family protein; this encodes MTDKFQIVGSLLRPDELLKYKTQIEHNDDIQYPFYENYEGYEKCETEAIKQVVAKEIEHNLSVVTDGEFSKSMWHLDFVWGFGGVKRYIADHGYFFRDVDGTSKYETRKDIGLRIIDKLSGKNHHFIQLFQQLQDTAGEQQTKLCVPSPSHIFGELSWSDNIGGTDAVYQNIQELKEGLVIAYKEFVEEFAAVGGKILQFDDCLWELFADDNPNSPFTGENINQDEVKGLATEFIDINNTVIDYGHSLGLKMWTHNCRGNYDSRNMGGGSYAKIANLFLKQLKYDRFFLEWDDDRAGSIEALEVFKDRPETEIVLGLLSSKTSTLDDEARVVRLLDEASKIIDKDRLLLSHQCGFASCDGGNELSEAQQWAKIDQGQKIAKQYWGSTV